From Chromohalobacter canadensis, one genomic window encodes:
- a CDS encoding helix-turn-helix transcriptional regulator, with amino-acid sequence MSNVRDTLFRYLTLLQLIPRSPGRIATPVLLEKLRERGFRVDTRSLQRDLRDKLALHFPLICDDTQKPFRWYFDRQFQSNLPALDLPSALTLVLAEEYLKGILPPVVLGQLSHQFADAHRLLDDLDGNSLSQWRKRVRAIPNGKALLPATVEASIWQCVTQALLENNAIEVRYLSRSREDYKTLILHPQGIVNRHSVTYVVATVEKYSDLRQFALHRIQQATISQMPWRETPEFDLDAYIADGAFGYRQSHDDIHLLANVAPQVAWLLTETPLAHEQTLEPLPHSDWQRLSVKLPDDQQTLWWLKGMGANVEVLKPSTWREEIRDDARRILAQSSFEKTMEATT; translated from the coding sequence ATGTCCAACGTGCGCGATACGCTTTTTCGCTACCTGACCCTGTTGCAACTGATCCCCCGTAGTCCGGGTCGCATCGCGACCCCCGTATTGCTGGAGAAGCTTCGCGAACGCGGTTTCAGGGTCGATACTCGTTCACTGCAACGGGATCTACGTGACAAGTTGGCGCTACATTTCCCGTTGATCTGCGACGATACACAAAAACCCTTTCGCTGGTATTTTGACCGCCAATTTCAAAGCAATCTCCCAGCTCTGGATTTACCCAGTGCTCTTACGCTCGTGCTAGCCGAAGAGTATCTCAAGGGAATTCTGCCCCCCGTGGTACTGGGGCAGCTATCTCATCAATTCGCCGATGCACACCGATTATTAGACGACCTGGATGGCAACAGCTTGAGCCAATGGAGGAAGCGTGTTCGGGCCATTCCCAATGGCAAAGCCCTTCTCCCTGCCACTGTCGAAGCCTCCATATGGCAATGTGTGACGCAAGCCTTGCTGGAAAACAATGCTATCGAGGTACGTTACCTGTCGCGGAGTCGTGAGGATTACAAAACACTGATTCTCCACCCCCAGGGGATCGTGAATCGTCACAGCGTTACCTATGTCGTAGCGACCGTAGAGAAATACAGCGACCTACGCCAGTTCGCACTACACCGAATACAACAAGCGACAATCAGTCAGATGCCGTGGCGTGAAACGCCGGAATTCGATCTCGATGCGTACATCGCCGACGGCGCTTTCGGTTATCGACAATCGCACGATGATATCCACCTGCTTGCCAATGTCGCCCCACAAGTCGCCTGGCTACTCACCGAAACACCGTTAGCGCACGAGCAAACCCTCGAGCCCTTGCCACATAGTGATTGGCAGCGACTCAGCGTCAAACTGCCTGACGATCAGCAAACACTCTGGTGGCTGAAAGGAATGGGCGCCAATGTCGAAGTCTTGAAACCCAGTACTTGGCGCGAAGAAATACGCGACGATGCCCGCCGGATTCTGGCCCAGTCATCCTTTGAAAAAACCATGGAAGCCACGACATAG
- a CDS encoding DUF2201 family putative metallopeptidase: MSKGVVTPLASYIARKKVNTEDKHLQALKDEQLALWVADRAHWRDSCPMNADLADSLTLVPVTDDRVATATTDGRCIYFDARFSATLNAEHRRYLQAHLLWHCAFGYLLPNTQGHALWHLAWDHEINSLLLQQGYALPTSAVLFFAKVTRPAREVYDWLLTHPALEQELPTDRLWQECHTSLSSRSSCHDLDFELGTVNRQLTESWRSHTRMLANDYRCTQHLPAPIAERLRGL; encoded by the coding sequence ATGAGCAAGGGAGTGGTAACGCCGCTGGCGTCGTATATCGCACGCAAGAAAGTGAATACCGAAGATAAGCATCTACAGGCATTGAAGGATGAGCAGCTCGCGCTGTGGGTGGCGGATCGCGCTCACTGGCGAGATAGCTGTCCAATGAATGCCGATCTCGCCGATAGCCTCACGCTCGTCCCTGTCACCGACGATCGCGTGGCGACAGCCACCACCGATGGGCGGTGCATCTATTTCGATGCACGCTTCAGTGCAACGCTCAACGCAGAGCATCGTCGTTACCTGCAGGCTCACTTGCTCTGGCACTGCGCCTTCGGCTATCTACTGCCCAACACCCAGGGACATGCACTCTGGCACTTGGCATGGGATCACGAGATCAACAGCCTGTTGCTACAACAAGGCTATGCCCTGCCCACCTCGGCGGTCTTGTTTTTTGCCAAAGTCACACGGCCGGCCCGTGAAGTGTATGACTGGCTTTTGACCCACCCCGCACTGGAGCAGGAGCTCCCGACCGACCGTCTCTGGCAGGAATGTCACACATCCCTGTCATCCCGAAGCAGTTGTCATGACCTCGATTTCGAACTAGGTACGGTCAACCGGCAGCTGACAGAAAGCTGGCGCTCGCATACACGCATGCTGGCCAACGACTATCGGTGTACCCAACACCTCCCTGCTCCCATCGCCGAACGCTTGCGCGGTCTTTGA
- a CDS encoding dihydrofolate reductase has product MSERTTTCVDTVVPIALVAAMSRERVIGVDNELPWHLPEDLKFFKAVTMNKPLVMGRKTFESIGRPLPGRLNIVVTRDRDYVHDGISVCHDLASALDMADSQAIIEGVEDICVIGGGEIFAAALPCATRLYLTEVDVSVQGDAWFPAVDTTHWQETQRVPGQGGDGKPDYAFVHYERR; this is encoded by the coding sequence ATGAGTGAGCGCACGACCACCTGTGTCGATACGGTGGTGCCTATTGCACTGGTGGCGGCGATGTCGCGCGAACGTGTCATCGGTGTCGATAACGAGTTGCCTTGGCACTTGCCGGAGGATCTCAAGTTCTTCAAGGCTGTCACCATGAATAAACCGCTGGTCATGGGGCGCAAGACGTTCGAGTCCATCGGCAGGCCGCTTCCTGGACGGCTCAATATCGTTGTCACCCGTGACCGTGACTATGTCCATGATGGAATCAGTGTGTGCCATGACCTGGCCAGTGCTCTCGATATGGCCGATAGCCAAGCCATCATCGAGGGTGTCGAGGATATCTGCGTGATCGGCGGTGGCGAAATTTTCGCCGCCGCTTTGCCGTGTGCGACGCGACTTTATCTGACCGAGGTCGATGTGTCGGTGCAGGGCGATGCCTGGTTTCCCGCGGTCGACACCACGCATTGGCAGGAAACCCAGCGTGTGCCGGGACAGGGCGGCGACGGCAAGCCTGACTACGCGTTCGTGCATTACGAACGGCGGTGA
- a CDS encoding ProQ/FINO family protein, producing MLTDHADALFRALEHQAEACRANLEAARGQVSALESENRALRERLLALAELEPDETETPATQAELPDAGAKARGLGPIAFRGPRRSAGETTDDQASSAPASSSDDQSKSASHAESETLQANLALGAEHEPPSPQSLLAQWYQRYPETFFKGHTQPLKTGIHLDLVAREPWPEKLVRRALACYVHLPRYLKAVRADVTRVDLDGQSAGTVTEGEARHARKQLDELTKKQKKQQKQRNEHKESEQLERKLSQLLAKHGR from the coding sequence TTGCTGACCGACCACGCAGACGCCCTGTTCAGGGCATTGGAACATCAAGCCGAGGCCTGTCGGGCCAACCTCGAAGCCGCTCGTGGCCAGGTCTCGGCACTCGAGTCGGAAAACCGCGCCCTGCGTGAGCGCCTCCTGGCGCTTGCCGAGTTGGAGCCCGACGAGACCGAGACGCCCGCCACCCAGGCGGAGTTGCCCGACGCCGGCGCGAAAGCCCGAGGGCTTGGGCCCATCGCGTTTCGTGGCCCGCGTCGGTCGGCGGGAGAAACCACCGACGATCAAGCGTCTTCAGCCCCTGCCTCGTCGTCAGACGATCAAAGCAAAAGCGCTAGCCACGCTGAAAGTGAAACTCTGCAGGCAAACCTGGCGCTGGGCGCGGAACATGAGCCGCCTTCTCCCCAGTCGTTGCTGGCGCAGTGGTACCAGCGCTATCCGGAAACCTTCTTCAAGGGCCATACTCAGCCGCTCAAGACGGGTATTCATCTCGATTTGGTGGCGCGCGAGCCCTGGCCGGAGAAGCTCGTGCGTCGCGCCCTGGCGTGCTATGTGCACTTGCCGCGTTACCTCAAGGCGGTACGTGCCGACGTGACGCGAGTGGATCTCGACGGCCAGTCAGCAGGCACCGTGACCGAGGGTGAGGCTCGCCACGCCCGCAAGCAGCTCGATGAGCTCACGAAGAAGCAGAAGAAACAGCAAAAGCAGCGCAACGAGCACAAGGAATCCGAACAGTTGGAGCGCAAGTTGAGCCAGCTACTCGCCAAGCATGGTCGATGA
- a CDS encoding thymidylate synthase: protein MQPYLDLMRHVLDNGVEKSDRTGTGTRSVFGHQMRFDLADGFPLVTTKKLHLRSIIHELLWFLRGDTNIAYLKENRVRIWDEWADENGDLGPVYGYQWRSWPRPDGGHVDQIANVVEQIKRNPDSRRLIVSAWNPALVDDMALPPCHALFQFYVADGRLSCQLYQRSADIFLGVPFNIASYALLTHMVAQACDLVPGEFIHTLGDAHLYLNHLDQAHLQLSRAPRPRPRLVLNPDIKDVFAFTFEDIAIEDYDPHPHIKAEVAV, encoded by the coding sequence ATGCAGCCTTATCTCGATTTGATGCGCCATGTGCTCGATAATGGCGTGGAAAAAAGTGACCGCACCGGGACCGGGACGCGCAGCGTTTTCGGTCATCAGATGCGCTTCGATCTGGCCGACGGCTTCCCGCTGGTGACCACCAAGAAGCTCCACTTGCGCTCCATCATCCATGAGCTGCTGTGGTTCCTGCGTGGTGACACCAACATTGCCTACCTCAAGGAAAACCGGGTCCGTATCTGGGACGAATGGGCCGACGAGAACGGCGATCTGGGGCCCGTTTATGGTTACCAGTGGCGCAGTTGGCCGCGCCCGGATGGCGGACATGTCGATCAGATCGCCAATGTCGTCGAGCAGATCAAGCGTAACCCCGATTCGCGCCGGCTGATCGTCTCCGCCTGGAATCCCGCATTGGTCGATGACATGGCGCTGCCGCCGTGCCATGCCTTGTTTCAGTTCTATGTTGCCGATGGTCGGCTATCGTGCCAGCTGTACCAGCGCAGCGCCGACATCTTCCTTGGGGTGCCATTCAACATCGCCAGCTATGCATTGCTGACTCATATGGTCGCGCAGGCATGCGATCTGGTCCCGGGTGAGTTCATCCATACCCTGGGCGATGCTCACCTCTACCTCAATCACCTCGATCAGGCGCATCTCCAGCTGAGCCGCGCGCCGCGCCCGCGTCCACGCTTGGTGCTCAATCCCGATATCAAGGATGTGTTCGCCTTCACCTTCGAGGATATCGCTATCGAGGATTATGATCCGCATCCGCATATCAAAGCGGAGGTTGCCGTATGA
- the lgt gene encoding prolipoprotein diacylglyceryl transferase, with translation MLSYPDIDPIAIALGPFKVHWYGLMYVIGFVGAWWLGRKRAARIGLKPDDIGDLLFYGALGVVLGGRVGYAIFYGFERLMADPLWIFQVWDGGMSFHGGLVGVLIAAGLFARKHRLAFFQLTDFVAPMVPIGLGAGRIGNFINHELPGRVTDVPWALVYPGLGPEGRHPSPLYEFALEGVVMFVVLWWVSSRPRRRGMISGLFLLLYAVFRFSVEFVRQPDPQLGFIAFGWLTMGQLLTVPMALAGIALMSWSRRQPVDDAREAQPTA, from the coding sequence ATGCTCAGTTACCCCGATATAGACCCCATCGCCATCGCCTTGGGGCCCTTCAAGGTGCATTGGTACGGGCTGATGTATGTCATTGGCTTCGTGGGGGCCTGGTGGCTGGGGCGCAAGCGCGCCGCCCGCATCGGTCTCAAGCCCGATGATATCGGGGACTTGTTGTTCTATGGGGCGCTGGGGGTCGTTCTCGGTGGACGCGTAGGATATGCGATCTTTTATGGTTTCGAACGCCTGATGGCCGATCCGTTATGGATCTTCCAGGTCTGGGATGGCGGAATGAGCTTCCATGGCGGCTTGGTCGGTGTCTTGATTGCCGCTGGCTTGTTCGCGCGTAAGCATCGCTTGGCGTTTTTCCAGCTGACCGATTTCGTGGCGCCCATGGTGCCGATTGGCCTGGGGGCCGGACGCATCGGCAACTTCATCAATCATGAATTACCCGGGCGTGTGACCGATGTGCCCTGGGCGCTGGTGTATCCTGGTCTGGGCCCCGAGGGACGTCATCCCTCGCCACTTTATGAGTTCGCGCTGGAAGGCGTGGTGATGTTCGTCGTGCTGTGGTGGGTCTCTAGCCGGCCGCGTCGGCGTGGTATGATATCCGGCCTGTTCCTGTTGCTTTACGCGGTGTTTCGCTTCTCGGTCGAGTTCGTGCGTCAGCCCGACCCACAGCTAGGTTTCATCGCCTTCGGCTGGCTGACGATGGGTCAATTGTTGACCGTGCCCATGGCCTTGGCCGGCATCGCCTTGATGTCCTGGTCGCGTCGGCAGCCGGTCGACGACGCGCGAGAAGCGCAGCCGACAGCGTGA
- a CDS encoding peptidase associated/transthyretin-like domain-containing protein, which translates to MNLKMTAAAICAAGMVSLSGCASIVGDTDQQITINSTPSQADLVITDETNQEVFQGETPTTVTLTKADGSYFGGKDYSVTLSKDGYESRAITISSSPNGWYIGGNILFGGLIGWLIVDPLTGAMYTLSPDEVNGNLGESVAQHKGSQELNLVLLKDVPDNLRDDMQLLGQM; encoded by the coding sequence ATGAATCTAAAAATGACTGCAGCAGCCATCTGCGCAGCGGGTATGGTGTCGCTGTCTGGCTGTGCCAGCATCGTGGGCGATACGGACCAGCAAATCACGATCAACAGCACGCCATCTCAGGCAGACCTCGTGATCACGGACGAGACCAATCAGGAAGTTTTTCAGGGGGAAACGCCGACGACCGTAACGCTAACAAAGGCGGATGGATCCTACTTCGGAGGCAAGGACTATAGCGTCACCCTCAGTAAAGATGGCTATGAATCACGGGCTATCACTATTTCCAGCTCACCCAATGGCTGGTATATCGGAGGCAACATTTTGTTCGGTGGCTTGATCGGCTGGTTGATCGTGGATCCGCTGACGGGCGCCATGTATACGCTTAGTCCCGATGAAGTCAATGGTAACTTGGGAGAGAGTGTCGCCCAGCACAAAGGCTCTCAAGAGCTGAATCTAGTCCTTCTCAAGGACGTACCCGACAACTTGCGCGACGATATGCAGCTCCTGGGGCAGATGTAA
- a CDS encoding porin, which translates to MKKTLLATAVAGALGASAGIAQAATVYNQDGTQLDLYGNVQLAYRSIDNADGDTEDDLFDNGSTVGFSGQHIINPGLTGYFKAEFEFDADEQKGGGKGLDTGDQAYMGLKGNFGDARVGSWDPLIDDWVQDPISNNEYFDVTDSSSDLGGLYGQDFSNVDDDLATDREGDKIQYVSPSLGGLQFAVGSQYKGDAEDEFNANGGYEGDVSSNGSNASFFGGVKYTVGAFSIAGVYDDLDNYDLTGADGEKYSAKAYGLNAQYTINALRLSAKAENTDVDYAGESGDIMRYALGARYGYGFGDVYGSYQYVDADSEVAAVANPGGVDATTGDYNGDDSFNEFALGATYNLSSAMYTFIEYAKYDRTNDENDGVAVGAVYSF; encoded by the coding sequence ATGAAAAAGACACTCTTAGCGACTGCCGTTGCCGGTGCCTTGGGCGCCTCCGCTGGTATTGCACAGGCTGCCACTGTCTACAACCAAGACGGCACTCAACTCGACCTGTACGGCAACGTCCAGTTGGCCTACCGCTCCATCGATAATGCAGATGGTGATACCGAAGACGATCTGTTCGATAACGGGTCAACTGTCGGTTTTTCTGGCCAACACATCATCAACCCGGGCCTGACCGGCTACTTCAAGGCTGAGTTCGAATTTGACGCGGACGAGCAAAAAGGTGGCGGTAAAGGTCTTGATACTGGCGACCAAGCTTACATGGGCTTGAAGGGTAACTTCGGTGACGCCCGTGTCGGTTCCTGGGATCCGCTGATCGACGACTGGGTCCAAGACCCGATTTCCAACAACGAATACTTCGATGTCACAGATTCGAGTTCGGACCTCGGCGGCCTTTATGGACAAGATTTTTCCAACGTAGATGATGATCTTGCCACTGACCGTGAAGGCGACAAGATTCAGTATGTTTCGCCGTCACTGGGTGGCTTGCAATTCGCTGTGGGTAGCCAGTACAAGGGCGATGCAGAAGACGAGTTCAACGCCAATGGTGGGTATGAGGGTGACGTATCCAGCAATGGCTCTAATGCCTCCTTCTTCGGGGGTGTGAAGTATACCGTTGGCGCGTTCTCAATCGCCGGTGTCTATGATGATCTGGATAACTATGATCTGACTGGCGCAGATGGTGAGAAATATAGCGCCAAGGCCTATGGTCTGAACGCTCAGTACACCATTAATGCACTGCGTCTGTCGGCCAAGGCAGAAAACACCGACGTCGACTACGCCGGTGAAAGCGGTGATATTATGCGCTATGCCTTGGGCGCCCGTTACGGCTATGGCTTCGGTGATGTCTACGGTTCTTATCAGTACGTAGATGCCGACTCTGAAGTTGCAGCGGTTGCGAACCCAGGCGGTGTTGATGCTACCACTGGCGATTACAATGGCGACGACAGCTTCAACGAATTCGCCTTGGGCGCTACATACAACCTGTCTTCGGCCATGTACACCTTCATTGAGTACGCTAAGTACGATCGTACTAACGACGAAAATGATGGTGTTGCCGTGGGTGCTGTCTACAGCTTCTAA